In one window of Aliidiomarina minuta DNA:
- a CDS encoding SNF2-related protein, whose amino-acid sequence MSDFAIGQRWISETEIELGLGLITGISGRQVSLLFPASGENRAYASSEAPLTRYLLEIDDVSRHSDGWSFRVTDIEETEGVLIYHGQADDGAVKVPETQLHYQVQLNSPVNRLLAGQIDRVSKYNLRQETHQYLQKWLKHPARGLLGARIELLPHQLYIGHNVGSRPAPRVLLADEVGLGKTIEAGLIMQTQLINGMANRILIQVPDSLLHQWMIELRRRFSLYFSILDNDYCELYDEQEENPFEQAQLVLCPSSLLHEPQRAAQAATAGWDLVVIDEAHQLDTQDIQNIREIAANKGLLLLTATPDQAGADSHFAQLQLLDPERFHDLQQFREEQKKYRAIADQAATMDSDSPEINQLLDEHGTGRVLMRNTRAHIKGFPQRRYQPHELSPDEAEIDIFDSKIEWLQKLAKSVQPEKILVITHNQQQVEEAAAFMRVRFGRHCALFHEGMTLVERDRAAAFFADQEDGAQLLISSEIGGEGRNFQFARHIVMLDLPTHPDRLEQRIGRLDRIGQSDHIDIHVPYANGSRDQRLALWYEQGMQAFTQPNATGHRLMQLLGGQLETKLTASDSEFAEFVENTRQHYEDVKASMAEGRDRLLELNSCRPELANKLQQAIAATDGESSLPTFMFAFWDQFGVEVEDKDGKRLILKPGQHFAANGLPGLDEEGSLVTFDRVTALAYDDVQFLTWEHPQVQTAFELVLNESQGTSSVAILKNSALPTGHWFLELIFSASIPEAPTLGLQQLYPTAPVRLFLDSSGRNMDSKITAQTLNKQLHFVNKKSGAQMVKALRKPCQQLVKDSWPEAENKLNQACAVAGTDICNQLEDEIRRMRTLRERNPSIREDEIQALEQKKENLEKAFAKPQLNIDSVRLVVNAGADGATV is encoded by the coding sequence TTGAGTGATTTTGCAATTGGCCAACGCTGGATAAGCGAAACTGAAATTGAACTGGGTCTGGGTCTGATTACCGGAATAAGCGGGCGCCAGGTTAGCTTACTATTTCCTGCCAGCGGAGAAAACCGTGCCTACGCTTCCTCTGAAGCACCGCTCACCCGTTACCTGCTCGAGATTGACGACGTCAGTCGCCACAGCGACGGCTGGAGTTTCAGAGTCACTGATATTGAGGAAACTGAAGGCGTTCTTATTTACCATGGCCAGGCTGATGATGGAGCCGTTAAGGTACCGGAAACCCAGTTGCATTATCAGGTCCAGCTGAATAGTCCGGTTAACCGGTTGCTAGCCGGTCAAATTGATCGTGTCAGTAAATATAACTTGCGCCAGGAAACGCATCAGTACTTGCAGAAATGGCTGAAACATCCCGCAAGAGGGCTTCTCGGTGCCCGTATTGAACTACTTCCACACCAGTTATACATTGGCCACAATGTCGGTTCACGTCCGGCGCCACGGGTGCTGCTAGCCGATGAGGTGGGCCTGGGTAAAACCATAGAAGCTGGCCTTATCATGCAAACTCAGCTTATTAACGGGATGGCCAATCGCATTTTAATTCAGGTCCCGGACAGCTTGTTGCATCAGTGGATGATTGAATTACGGCGCCGTTTTTCGCTTTATTTCAGTATTCTCGACAATGACTATTGCGAATTATACGACGAACAGGAAGAGAATCCTTTTGAACAGGCCCAACTGGTGCTTTGTCCTTCTTCTCTGCTGCATGAGCCGCAAAGAGCCGCTCAGGCGGCAACTGCTGGCTGGGATCTGGTGGTCATTGACGAAGCTCACCAATTGGACACACAAGACATACAGAATATCCGTGAAATTGCTGCCAATAAGGGCCTGCTATTACTCACAGCAACTCCGGATCAGGCAGGTGCAGACAGCCATTTTGCTCAATTGCAATTATTAGACCCTGAACGTTTCCATGACCTGCAACAATTTCGCGAAGAACAGAAAAAGTACCGGGCTATCGCCGACCAGGCCGCAACTATGGATAGCGACTCACCTGAGATCAATCAGTTATTGGATGAACATGGCACCGGACGCGTATTAATGCGTAATACCCGGGCTCATATAAAAGGCTTTCCTCAGCGCCGCTATCAGCCCCATGAACTCTCCCCGGATGAGGCAGAAATTGACATTTTTGATAGCAAGATTGAATGGTTGCAGAAATTAGCGAAATCGGTACAACCTGAAAAAATACTGGTCATAACTCATAACCAGCAACAGGTCGAAGAAGCGGCCGCTTTCATGCGCGTACGTTTTGGCCGCCACTGTGCCCTCTTTCACGAAGGCATGACTTTAGTAGAACGCGATAGAGCAGCGGCCTTCTTCGCTGATCAGGAAGACGGTGCCCAACTGTTGATCAGTTCTGAAATTGGTGGCGAAGGCCGTAACTTCCAGTTTGCCCGCCACATCGTCATGCTGGATTTACCCACTCATCCGGATCGGCTGGAGCAACGCATTGGCCGCCTTGACCGCATAGGTCAAAGCGACCACATTGATATTCACGTACCTTATGCAAACGGCAGTCGCGATCAACGTTTGGCACTTTGGTACGAACAGGGTATGCAGGCATTTACCCAACCCAATGCAACCGGACATCGCTTAATGCAGCTGCTAGGTGGCCAGCTGGAAACTAAACTGACAGCGAGTGACAGTGAGTTCGCTGAATTTGTTGAAAACACCAGGCAGCATTACGAAGATGTGAAAGCAAGCATGGCCGAAGGTCGTGACCGTTTACTGGAGCTCAATTCCTGTCGCCCTGAGCTGGCAAATAAGCTGCAGCAGGCCATAGCGGCGACGGATGGAGAAAGTTCATTGCCGACTTTCATGTTTGCGTTCTGGGATCAGTTTGGTGTAGAGGTTGAAGATAAAGATGGTAAGCGTCTGATTTTAAAACCAGGCCAGCATTTTGCAGCCAACGGTCTGCCTGGCCTCGATGAAGAGGGTTCACTGGTAACCTTTGATCGCGTTACTGCGTTAGCTTACGATGATGTGCAATTCCTGACCTGGGAACACCCTCAGGTACAAACCGCTTTTGAGCTAGTGCTCAACGAATCTCAAGGCACCAGTAGCGTCGCCATTTTGAAAAACAGTGCCCTGCCCACTGGCCACTGGTTTCTGGAACTCATTTTCAGCGCCAGCATACCCGAAGCGCCAACTCTAGGCCTGCAGCAGCTTTATCCAACGGCTCCAGTGCGGCTCTTTCTCGACAGTAGTGGGCGCAATATGGACAGCAAAATAACAGCGCAGACTTTGAATAAACAGCTGCACTTTGTGAACAAGAAGTCCGGCGCTCAAATGGTCAAAGCATTACGTAAGCCATGCCAGCAATTAGTGAAAGATAGCTGGCCGGAGGCTGAGAATAAACTCAACCAGGCATGTGCCGTTGCAGGCACCGATATTTGTAATCAACTCGAAGATGAAATTCGCCGTATGCGCACACTGCGCGAACGTAATCCAAGTATCCGGGAAGATGAAATCCAGGCTCTGGAACAGAAAAAAGAAAACCTCGAAAAAGCCTTTGCTAAACCGCAGCTGAATATTGACTCGGTGCGGCTGGTTGTTAACGCTGGTGCCGATGGAGCCACAGTGTGA
- a CDS encoding PhoH family protein — protein MTDDGIKHYVLDTNILLHEPLAFLNFDEHNVIIPMVVLEELDNIKDRQKDVSRDARVAIRALEEALHDATPEQITEGVPLTRVSGEHQAVGHLSIFPDFQLRQQEAVISLNENDHRIIQSALEVQRHKAPEQVILVTKDINMRLKAKGAGVKQVEDYRTDQLIDDIKLLTKGFYQFPGNFWEQVKDVESEQDGRETYHYVPLDIFTTPFPNEYLLDETDSFAARVESYDSKRVKIQDIGRERLMSQRAWGVSPKNIYQAMGMKALLDPTLDLVILTGPAGCGKTLLALASALEQVVEQGLYEKIIVTRSTPEIGESIGFLPGTEEEKMAPWLAAITDSLEVLHKNDENMESSLNYIMNKANIQFKSINFMRGRSIQNAIVLLDETQNLTASQLKTIITRCGAGTKIVCSGNLAQIDSYYLTALTSGLTYIVERFKNYHGGATVNLNGVVRSPLAQYAEENL, from the coding sequence ATGACCGACGACGGTATTAAGCACTATGTACTGGACACCAACATTCTTCTGCATGAACCTCTCGCCTTCTTAAACTTTGATGAACACAACGTTATTATCCCCATGGTGGTACTGGAGGAGCTGGACAATATTAAAGACCGCCAGAAGGATGTGAGCCGGGACGCGAGAGTCGCTATCCGGGCTTTAGAAGAAGCGCTGCACGACGCGACACCGGAACAAATTACTGAGGGTGTACCCTTAACCCGGGTTTCTGGGGAACATCAGGCTGTAGGTCATCTATCCATATTCCCGGATTTTCAATTGCGGCAACAGGAAGCTGTGATATCACTGAATGAAAATGATCATCGAATTATTCAGTCGGCCCTGGAGGTACAGCGGCATAAGGCTCCAGAGCAGGTTATTCTGGTGACTAAAGACATTAATATGCGTCTGAAAGCTAAAGGTGCTGGTGTGAAACAGGTAGAGGACTACCGTACTGACCAGTTAATTGATGATATTAAATTGCTGACAAAAGGTTTTTATCAGTTTCCGGGAAACTTCTGGGAACAGGTAAAGGATGTTGAAAGTGAACAGGACGGTCGTGAAACCTATCATTATGTGCCGCTGGATATCTTCACCACCCCCTTTCCCAATGAATACCTGCTCGATGAAACCGATAGTTTTGCGGCCAGGGTGGAAAGCTATGACAGTAAACGAGTGAAAATCCAGGACATTGGGCGTGAGCGTTTGATGAGTCAGCGCGCCTGGGGTGTCAGCCCGAAGAATATCTACCAGGCCATGGGTATGAAAGCTTTGCTTGATCCGACCCTGGATCTGGTTATCTTAACGGGCCCCGCGGGCTGCGGGAAAACTTTGCTGGCACTGGCCAGTGCTTTGGAGCAGGTTGTTGAGCAGGGTCTGTATGAGAAAATAATTGTGACCCGAAGCACTCCGGAAATTGGTGAGTCGATAGGCTTTTTGCCGGGCACGGAAGAAGAAAAAATGGCGCCCTGGCTGGCCGCTATTACTGATAGCCTGGAAGTGCTGCATAAAAATGACGAGAACATGGAATCCAGCCTGAACTACATTATGAATAAGGCAAATATTCAGTTTAAGTCAATTAACTTCATGCGTGGGCGCAGTATTCAGAACGCTATTGTGCTGTTAGACGAAACCCAGAACTTAACGGCTTCGCAGTTAAAAACCATTATTACCCGTTGTGGCGCCGGCACCAAAATAGTCTGTTCGGGGAATCTGGCGCAAATTGACAGTTATTATCTGACCGCACTGACGTCCGGGCTTACTTATATCGTTGAGCGGTTTAAGAACTACCATGGCGGCGCTACGGTAAACCTGAATGGCGTGGTACGTAGTCCGCTGGCCCAGTATGCTGAAGAGAATCTTTAA
- the ruvX gene encoding Holliday junction resolvase RuvX, producing MSKQEGCVLGFDFGTRSIGVAVGQSVTGTASPLAALAAKDGIPDWFQLEKLLQTWQPELCVIGLPLNMDGSEQPLTVRSRKFGNRLHGRFGVAISFQDERLTTVSAKETLFSQGGFKNLSKEKIDSASACLILEDYFTYR from the coding sequence ATGAGTAAGCAAGAAGGTTGTGTTCTGGGCTTTGATTTTGGCACCCGTAGCATTGGCGTAGCCGTTGGCCAGTCAGTAACCGGCACCGCTTCACCACTTGCCGCTTTAGCAGCAAAAGATGGCATTCCGGACTGGTTTCAACTGGAAAAGTTACTACAAACCTGGCAACCCGAATTATGTGTTATCGGGCTACCATTAAACATGGATGGCAGCGAGCAGCCTTTAACGGTTCGCTCGCGTAAGTTTGGTAACCGTTTACATGGCCGTTTTGGCGTCGCTATCAGCTTTCAGGATGAGCGGTTAACAACGGTCAGTGCTAAGGAAACTCTGTTCAGCCAGGGAGGCTTCAAAAACCTGAGCAAAGAGAAAATAGACAGCGCTTCGGCCTGCCTGATTTTGGAAGATTACTTTACTTACCGCTAA
- a CDS encoding YqgE/AlgH family protein, which translates to MNSLQNHFLVAMPGLDDPFFERSVTYICEHNDEGAMGLIVNQPAEMSIPALLKQIEIKIPADASLERSLVYSGGPVGTDRGFVLHPPQEGWRSSLQLSDDIMVTTSKDILQSLGSSQAPHKFLLTLGYAGWDAGQLEEEIANNNWLTIPAEADVLFDTPSADRWQKAAEKLGIDIWQLAPDAGHA; encoded by the coding sequence ATGAACAGCCTACAAAATCATTTTTTAGTTGCTATGCCAGGCCTGGACGACCCTTTCTTTGAGCGTTCGGTCACTTATATTTGCGAGCACAACGACGAAGGCGCTATGGGGCTTATTGTCAATCAGCCAGCGGAGATGTCGATTCCAGCGCTGCTTAAGCAAATTGAAATTAAAATTCCCGCCGACGCGTCTCTGGAGCGTTCGCTAGTCTACTCAGGAGGCCCTGTAGGTACTGACCGCGGTTTTGTCCTGCATCCACCGCAGGAAGGCTGGCGTAGTAGCCTGCAATTAAGCGACGACATCATGGTCACCACCTCTAAAGATATTTTGCAGTCTTTAGGGTCCAGTCAGGCACCGCATAAATTTTTATTAACCTTAGGTTATGCTGGCTGGGATGCTGGGCAGCTGGAAGAGGAAATAGCCAACAATAATTGGCTTACCATTCCTGCTGAAGCAGATGTTTTATTTGATACACCAAGCGCAGATCGCTGGCAAAAAGCGGCCGAGAAGCTAGGCATAGATATCTGGCAACTAGCTCCAGATGCCGGCCACGCCTGA
- the gshB gene encoding glutathione synthase, protein MQVGIIMDPISSVKTYKDTSFRLALEAQNRGYDVLYMEMADLYMKGGEPMARVQPLSVRDQTEDFYDLGQESHIKLGSLDIILMRKDPPFDMEYIYATHMLELAELAGAKVANKPQSLRDCSEKLFTAWFPDSIPATIVTRSAEQIRAFHAEHKDIILKPLDGMGGASIFRVDNQGNNLGVIIETLTEHGQRFAMVQEYLPAIKEGDKRIILINGEAVPYSLARVPSAGETRGNLAAGGTGRPQPLSESDWKLAKRVGPVLKEKGLYLVGLDVIGDCITEINVTSPTCMREIEDAYSINIAGMLFDAITQDFSL, encoded by the coding sequence ATGCAAGTTGGCATTATTATGGATCCCATTTCCAGCGTTAAAACTTATAAAGACACTAGTTTTCGCCTGGCTTTAGAAGCTCAAAACCGTGGTTATGACGTTTTATACATGGAAATGGCGGATCTTTACATGAAAGGCGGCGAGCCGATGGCGCGAGTCCAGCCTCTTAGCGTTCGCGATCAAACAGAAGATTTCTATGACCTTGGCCAGGAATCTCATATCAAGCTGGGATCGCTGGATATTATTCTAATGCGCAAAGACCCCCCCTTTGATATGGAATATATTTACGCTACCCATATGCTGGAGCTGGCTGAGCTTGCCGGTGCGAAAGTCGCTAATAAGCCGCAAAGCCTGCGTGACTGTAGCGAAAAATTATTTACCGCCTGGTTCCCGGACAGCATACCGGCAACTATCGTCACCCGCAGTGCAGAGCAGATCCGGGCTTTTCATGCGGAACATAAAGACATTATTTTAAAACCACTGGACGGCATGGGCGGCGCTTCCATTTTTCGCGTTGATAACCAGGGCAATAACCTGGGAGTTATCATTGAGACTCTGACCGAGCATGGGCAACGTTTTGCCATGGTGCAGGAATACCTACCCGCCATTAAAGAAGGCGATAAACGCATTATCCTGATCAATGGTGAAGCGGTGCCCTATTCACTGGCTCGTGTTCCTTCTGCCGGTGAAACCCGTGGTAACCTGGCCGCCGGTGGCACTGGCCGTCCGCAGCCGTTGAGCGAGAGTGACTGGAAACTAGCAAAACGGGTCGGGCCGGTTTTAAAAGAAAAAGGTCTTTATCTGGTGGGGCTGGATGTTATTGGCGATTGCATTACCGAAATCAATGTCACCAGCCCGACCTGTATGCGCGAGATCGAAGACGCTTACTCGATCAATATTGCTGGTATGCTATTTGACGCTATTACTCAGGATTTTAGTCTTTAA
- the rsmE gene encoding 16S rRNA (uracil(1498)-N(3))-methyltransferase gives MRIPRIYHSAALTSGMHTELHPDAANHVARVLRLSEGAELELFCGDDHAYQAVITQASKKHVQVKIIEATAASTESPLQIHLAQGISRGDRMDFTLQKSVELGVASITPLFTERCGVKLQGERLQKKIQQWQKIVISACEQSGRNKVPEVRPAISLQDYLSNPERPLTLTLEPSAAHSLKTVSVAQQLSLLVGPEGGFSPHEVEATHQQGCTPVHLGPRVLRTETAALTALAALQANHGDLI, from the coding sequence ATGCGTATACCTCGCATTTATCATTCCGCCGCACTAACATCAGGCATGCACACAGAGCTGCATCCTGACGCGGCTAATCATGTGGCGCGGGTGCTGCGGTTAAGCGAAGGTGCCGAACTTGAACTTTTTTGCGGAGACGACCACGCCTACCAGGCAGTCATTACCCAGGCCAGCAAAAAACACGTGCAGGTAAAAATTATCGAGGCCACAGCGGCAAGTACTGAGTCTCCCCTGCAGATACACCTGGCGCAGGGGATCTCGCGCGGTGACCGAATGGATTTCACCTTGCAAAAGTCGGTGGAGCTAGGCGTAGCCAGTATTACTCCACTGTTTACAGAACGCTGTGGTGTTAAGTTGCAGGGCGAACGGCTGCAAAAGAAAATTCAGCAATGGCAGAAAATTGTGATCAGTGCCTGCGAGCAAAGCGGACGCAATAAAGTCCCCGAAGTACGGCCAGCCATATCCTTGCAAGACTATTTAAGTAACCCTGAGCGTCCGCTAACCCTGACCCTGGAACCCAGCGCGGCGCACTCTTTGAAAACCGTGTCTGTTGCTCAGCAGTTGTCTTTATTAGTAGGCCCTGAAGGCGGTTTTTCTCCGCACGAAGTAGAAGCAACTCATCAACAAGGCTGCACTCCTGTTCATCTGGGACCGCGAGTCTTACGCACCGAAACGGCAGCACTAACCGCGCTGGCAGCCTTGCAGGCGAATCACGGTGACCTGATTTAA
- the metK gene encoding methionine adenosyltransferase, translating to MAQHLFTSESVSEGHPDKIADQISDAVLDAILATDPKARVACETYVKTGMVLVGGEINTHAWVDVEDLVRTTVRKIGYTNSEMGFDAGSCAVLNAIGKQSADINQGVDRGNPEEQGAGDQGLMFGYASDETEALMPAPITYAHKLVQRQAEVRRSSLPWLRPDAKSQLSFIYEDGKPIGIDAVVLSTQHAEEYSLKQVQEAVMETIIKPVLPEEWLRPDTKYHINPTGKFVIGGPMGDCGLTGRKIIVDTYGGMARHGGGAFSGKDPSKVDRSAAYAARYVAKNLVAAGLAKRCELQVSYAIGVAQPTSISIETFGTSRYDEETLIKLVRQHFDLRPYGLIKMLDLERPIYLETAAYGHFGRDQFPWEKTDKAEALRAAIK from the coding sequence ATGGCACAACACCTGTTTACATCTGAATCTGTTTCCGAAGGCCACCCAGACAAAATTGCTGATCAGATATCTGACGCAGTACTGGACGCTATCCTGGCTACAGACCCGAAAGCTCGGGTTGCTTGTGAAACCTATGTCAAAACAGGCATGGTCCTGGTTGGTGGGGAAATTAATACCCACGCCTGGGTCGATGTGGAAGACCTGGTGCGTACGACCGTGCGCAAAATAGGCTACACCAATTCGGAGATGGGTTTTGACGCAGGCAGTTGCGCGGTTTTAAACGCGATAGGCAAACAATCCGCTGATATTAACCAGGGCGTTGACCGCGGCAACCCTGAAGAACAGGGTGCCGGAGATCAGGGACTAATGTTTGGTTATGCTTCCGATGAAACTGAAGCTTTAATGCCTGCGCCTATCACTTATGCCCATAAACTGGTGCAGCGCCAGGCTGAAGTCAGACGCAGCTCCTTGCCCTGGCTACGCCCCGATGCCAAAAGCCAGCTATCTTTTATTTATGAAGATGGCAAACCTATAGGCATTGATGCGGTAGTGCTTTCCACCCAGCACGCTGAAGAATATAGCCTGAAACAGGTTCAGGAAGCGGTCATGGAAACCATTATCAAACCCGTCCTCCCAGAAGAATGGCTGCGTCCCGATACCAAGTACCATATAAATCCGACCGGCAAGTTCGTCATTGGGGGTCCTATGGGTGACTGTGGCCTGACGGGCCGCAAAATTATTGTCGATACTTATGGCGGCATGGCACGTCATGGTGGCGGTGCCTTCTCGGGTAAAGACCCTTCTAAAGTGGACCGTAGTGCTGCATATGCTGCTCGTTATGTGGCGAAAAATTTAGTCGCTGCAGGCCTGGCTAAACGCTGTGAATTGCAGGTTTCCTATGCCATTGGTGTGGCACAACCAACCTCCATTAGCATTGAAACCTTTGGTACCAGTCGGTACGACGAAGAGACCTTAATTAAGCTGGTACGTCAGCATTTTGATCTACGCCCCTATGGTTTAATTAAAATGCTCGATCTGGAGCGCCCTATTTACCTGGAAACCGCCGCCTACGGCCACTTTGGTCGCGATCAGTTCCCGTGGGAAAAAACTGACAAAGCGGAAGCTTTGCGAGCGGCTATAAAATAA
- the tkt gene encoding transketolase translates to MSQRRHLANAIRALSMDAVQQAKSGHPGAPMGMADIAEVLWRDYLQHNPQNPDWANRDRFVLSNGHGSMLIYSLLHLSGYDLDISELKNFRQLHSKTPGHPEYGYTPGVETTTGPLGQGLSNAVGMAIAEKVLAAQFNKPGHDVIDHHTYTFLGDGCLMEGISHEVCSLAGTLGLGKLIAFYDDNGISIDGDVEGWFTDDTVKRFESYGWHVIADVDGHDSDAVKQAIELARKETKRPTMICCKTVIGFGAPNKQGSESSHGAPLGDDEIVLARKELGWEYGAFEIPDDVYSQWSAKDKGATLEQQWDQKFTAYEAAHPELAAELKRRLSGDLPANWEQLAQAYVEKLQANPEKVATRKASQQALNAFGPALPELLGGSADLAGSNLTIWDQSKPLTQQDSSGNYIYYGVREFGMSAIMNGIALHGGFIPYGATFLMFMEYARNAVRMASLMKQPAIFVYTHDSIGLGEDGPTHQPVEQLSSLRLTPNLDTWRPCDQVESAVSWRAAIERREGPTALVFTRQGLEPQQRDAQQLADIARGGYVLKDFAAEPELILIATGSEVELAMQAAQKLSEQGEKVRVVSMPSTSVFDAQSEAYQQQVLPKSVRRRVAIEAGIADYWQKYVGLDGAVIGMTTFGESAPADELFKYFGFTVEAVVEKARNL, encoded by the coding sequence ATGTCGCAACGTCGTCATCTCGCCAACGCCATTCGTGCTTTAAGCATGGATGCGGTCCAACAAGCCAAATCAGGCCACCCCGGCGCCCCTATGGGCATGGCCGATATCGCTGAAGTTCTGTGGCGTGACTACCTGCAGCATAACCCGCAAAATCCAGATTGGGCAAACCGCGACCGCTTCGTATTGTCCAATGGCCATGGCTCTATGCTGATTTATTCGTTGCTGCACCTGAGCGGTTATGACCTGGATATTAGTGAATTAAAGAATTTTCGTCAGCTACACTCAAAAACTCCCGGACATCCTGAGTACGGTTACACACCCGGTGTTGAAACTACCACCGGACCCTTGGGGCAGGGCCTTAGCAATGCAGTAGGTATGGCAATTGCGGAGAAGGTACTGGCTGCTCAGTTTAATAAGCCGGGACACGATGTTATCGACCACCATACTTATACGTTCCTGGGCGATGGTTGCCTGATGGAAGGTATTTCTCATGAAGTATGTTCACTGGCCGGCACCTTAGGCCTGGGCAAACTGATTGCTTTTTATGATGACAACGGTATTTCTATTGATGGCGACGTTGAAGGCTGGTTTACCGACGATACCGTCAAGCGTTTTGAAAGTTACGGCTGGCATGTCATTGCGGATGTTGACGGGCATGACTCTGACGCGGTGAAACAGGCGATTGAGCTGGCGCGCAAAGAAACTAAGCGACCTACCATGATTTGCTGCAAAACCGTGATCGGTTTTGGTGCTCCGAACAAACAGGGCAGTGAAAGCAGTCATGGTGCTCCTTTGGGTGATGATGAAATTGTACTGGCGCGCAAGGAACTGGGCTGGGAATACGGCGCTTTTGAAATCCCTGACGACGTATACAGCCAGTGGTCAGCAAAAGACAAAGGCGCGACTCTGGAACAGCAGTGGGATCAGAAGTTCACTGCGTATGAAGCCGCGCACCCGGAACTGGCCGCTGAACTGAAAAGACGGTTAAGTGGCGACTTGCCGGCCAACTGGGAACAGCTGGCGCAGGCTTATGTTGAAAAGCTCCAGGCGAACCCGGAAAAAGTAGCCACCCGTAAAGCCTCGCAACAGGCATTGAATGCCTTTGGTCCTGCATTACCTGAGTTACTGGGCGGTTCGGCTGACCTGGCAGGTTCTAATCTGACAATCTGGGATCAATCTAAACCATTAACTCAGCAGGACAGCAGTGGTAATTATATTTACTACGGTGTGCGCGAGTTCGGCATGTCCGCTATTATGAATGGCATTGCTTTGCATGGTGGTTTTATTCCTTACGGCGCAACTTTCCTGATGTTCATGGAATATGCACGTAACGCAGTGCGCATGGCTTCGTTAATGAAACAGCCGGCAATTTTTGTCTATACCCATGATTCTATTGGTTTAGGCGAAGACGGCCCGACACACCAGCCAGTTGAGCAACTATCAAGCCTGCGTTTGACCCCTAATCTGGATACCTGGCGCCCTTGTGACCAGGTTGAGTCAGCGGTGAGCTGGCGCGCGGCCATTGAACGTCGTGAAGGGCCAACAGCACTGGTCTTTACCCGTCAGGGTCTTGAACCACAGCAACGTGACGCGCAACAGCTGGCTGATATTGCCCGTGGCGGTTATGTATTGAAAGACTTTGCAGCTGAACCTGAGCTGATTCTGATTGCCACCGGTTCGGAAGTAGAACTGGCTATGCAGGCAGCGCAGAAACTGAGCGAGCAGGGCGAGAAGGTGCGCGTAGTTTCTATGCCAAGCACATCGGTATTTGACGCTCAAAGCGAAGCTTACCAGCAACAGGTATTGCCCAAATCAGTACGCCGGCGTGTGGCGATTGAAGCCGGTATTGCCGATTACTGGCAAAAATATGTGGGTCTGGACGGCGCTGTAATTGGTATGACTACCTTTGGTGAATCAGCGCCTGCAGATGAATTATTTAAATACTTTGGTTTCACCGTTGAAGCGGTGGTGGAAAAGGCCCGGAATTTATAA
- the epd gene encoding erythrose-4-phosphate dehydrogenase codes for MTTPVRIAINGLGRIGRSVLRALYESGYRDRIEVVAVNELASAEGVAHLMQYDSTHGRFSVPVRAVEGKLYLGDDCIQLLQQAEPEKLPWAELGVDIVLDCTGVYGSRQDAEKHLAAGAGKVLFSHPADPDVDFTVIQGINEQDLKQSHRIVSNGSCTTNCIVPVIKVLDDAFGVDSGTITTIHSAMNDQAVIDAYHDNLRLARAASQSIIPVDTRLARGIERILPKFAGRFEAIAVRVPTTNVTAMDLSVTLQNAVDINAVNQAIQRATQSELRAVLGYTEAPLVSSDFIHDPRSSIVDGTQTRVSHGHLVKLLSWCDNEWGFANRMLDTTLTMASTTAA; via the coding sequence ATGACAACTCCAGTGCGTATTGCTATTAACGGCCTTGGGCGCATCGGCCGCAGTGTGCTCCGTGCGTTATACGAATCCGGTTACCGGGATCGTATTGAAGTGGTGGCGGTGAATGAGCTTGCGTCCGCTGAAGGTGTAGCCCATTTAATGCAATACGACTCCACCCATGGACGTTTTTCAGTTCCTGTAAGGGCGGTTGAAGGTAAGCTTTACCTGGGCGATGACTGCATTCAGCTATTGCAACAGGCCGAGCCGGAAAAACTACCCTGGGCTGAGCTTGGTGTTGATATAGTTCTGGACTGTACTGGTGTATATGGCAGCCGACAGGATGCAGAAAAGCATTTGGCAGCGGGGGCAGGTAAAGTGCTTTTTTCCCACCCCGCTGATCCGGATGTGGATTTTACGGTAATTCAGGGCATCAATGAGCAAGACTTAAAACAGAGTCACCGGATTGTCTCCAATGGTTCCTGTACCACGAACTGCATAGTGCCCGTGATTAAAGTGCTGGATGACGCTTTTGGTGTAGACAGTGGGACTATTACGACTATTCACTCAGCGATGAACGACCAGGCGGTGATTGATGCGTATCATGATAATTTGCGCTTGGCGCGGGCGGCTTCGCAATCGATTATTCCGGTAGATACCCGGCTGGCGCGTGGTATTGAACGTATCTTACCGAAGTTTGCCGGCCGCTTTGAGGCGATTGCAGTGCGGGTTCCAACCACGAACGTGACTGCCATGGACTTAAGTGTAACCTTGCAAAATGCAGTTGATATCAATGCGGTGAACCAGGCTATTCAGCGTGCTACACAGTCAGAATTACGCGCTGTGCTTGGATACACCGAAGCTCCATTGGTGTCATCTGATTTTATTCATGACCCCAGATCCAGTATTGTAGATGGAACTCAGACCCGGGTGAGCCATGGTCATTTGGTCAAACTTCTAAGCTGGTGCGATAATGAATGGGGCTTTGCTAACCGAATGCTGGATACGACCTTAACGATGGCATCGACAACTGCTGCTTAA